In Devosia beringensis, a single window of DNA contains:
- the flgF gene encoding flagellar basal-body rod protein FlgF — translation MIENAQLIGLSRQIALQRQMDVVANNMANINTAGFKAEDLLFEEFVMPVARDQDFQSGDQPLSYVQDWATIHDLSGGAMVQTGSELDVALNGEGFFAVQTPAGERWTKSGAFQLDAGGTLVDANGNPVLGQGGPIQFGPEETGILIGKDGSVSSSAGAKGSLRLVEFDNPQALTRDGSNLWAGGTPVTATETGVMQGFIEKSNVSGVTQMADMIRVQRAYESAASLATKQDELRRSAIQRLGDANA, via the coding sequence ATGATCGAAAATGCGCAACTGATAGGCCTGAGCCGGCAAATCGCGCTGCAGCGGCAGATGGATGTCGTGGCCAACAATATGGCCAACATCAACACGGCCGGCTTCAAGGCCGAAGACCTGCTGTTTGAAGAATTCGTCATGCCGGTGGCCCGCGACCAGGATTTCCAGTCCGGCGATCAGCCGCTGAGCTATGTGCAGGATTGGGCCACCATTCATGATCTCTCGGGCGGCGCCATGGTGCAGACCGGCAGCGAGCTGGATGTGGCGCTCAATGGCGAAGGTTTCTTTGCCGTGCAGACGCCGGCCGGCGAGCGCTGGACCAAATCCGGCGCCTTCCAGCTCGATGCCGGTGGCACGCTGGTCGACGCCAATGGCAATCCCGTGCTCGGCCAGGGCGGCCCCATCCAGTTCGGCCCGGAAGAAACCGGTATCCTGATCGGCAAGGACGGCTCGGTCAGCTCCAGCGCCGGCGCCAAGGGCAGCCTGCGCCTTGTCGAGTTCGACAATCCCCAGGCCCTGACCCGCGACGGCAGCAATCTGTGGGCCGGCGGCACCCCGGTGACCGCCACCGAGACCGGCGTCATGCAGGGCTTCATCGAGAAATCCAACGTCTCCGGCGTCACCCAGATGGCCGATATGATCCGCGTGCAGCGCGCCTATGAATCGGCCGCCTCGCTGGCCACCAAGCAGGACGAACTGCGCCGTTCTGCCATCCAGCGTCTTGGCGACGCCAACGCCTAA
- a CDS encoding flagellar basal body-associated FliL family protein produces the protein MAAEAEIEDGAEPKKGIPKLFIIIGAVAVVVLLGGAAAFFFLSSGTAEAEHGAETTDAHGGVIEAAHTFIFNLPPMIINLNNEADGEAFMKLTVALEVANEEMMLEIQPRMAKVIDAFQVYLRELRKSDLDGSAGVYRLKEELLRRVNVAIYPSRVESVLFKEILVQ, from the coding sequence ATGGCCGCTGAAGCGGAAATCGAAGACGGCGCAGAGCCCAAAAAGGGGATCCCCAAGCTCTTCATCATCATTGGTGCGGTTGCCGTGGTGGTCCTGCTGGGCGGCGCGGCGGCGTTCTTCTTCCTGTCCTCGGGCACGGCGGAAGCCGAGCATGGCGCTGAAACCACCGATGCGCATGGCGGGGTCATCGAGGCTGCGCATACCTTCATCTTCAACCTGCCGCCGATGATCATCAACCTCAACAACGAGGCCGATGGCGAGGCCTTCATGAAGCTGACCGTGGCGCTTGAAGTGGCCAATGAAGAGATGATGCTGGAAATCCAGCCGCGCATGGCCAAGGTGATCGACGCGTTCCAGGTCTATCTGCGCGAGCTGCGCAAGTCTGACCTCGACGGTTCGGCCGGGGTGTACCGGCTCAAGGAAGAGCTGCTGCGTCGCGTCAACGTGGCCATCTATCCGTCGCGGGTCGAGTCCGTGCTGTTCAAGGAAATCCTGGTGCAGTAA
- the fliM gene encoding flagellar motor switch protein FliM has protein sequence MADPSEQDKLSDDWGLDDTVIPLDVEVEQSDEEKAAEATAEWAAMLEGDTGDGEGGPDRVLNQDEIDSLLGFDSSIGSNIELTGVQALINSALVSYERLPMLEIVFDRLVRLATTSLRNFTSDNVEVTLDSISSVRFGDYLNSIPLPAILSVIRAEEWENYGLLTVDSSLIYSMIDVLLGGRRIGGNIRIEGRPYTTIELALARRMIEVILDDTHRAFEPVTNVNFKLERMETNPRFAAISRPGNAAILIELRIEMDDRGGKIEILLPYATIEPIREQLLQMFMGEKFGRDATWEGHLATEIYSADVTVDAILHEQDVPLSKMMAIQPGDTLMFERSPNDPVRLRCGGVELTEAIMGHIGNLVSVRVTRPLNPPKVTMEAFEAIDEKSEGR, from the coding sequence ATGGCAGACCCCAGCGAACAGGACAAACTCAGCGACGATTGGGGGCTGGATGACACGGTCATCCCGCTCGACGTCGAGGTCGAGCAGTCCGACGAGGAAAAGGCCGCCGAAGCCACTGCCGAATGGGCAGCCATGCTCGAAGGCGATACCGGGGACGGCGAGGGCGGTCCCGACCGCGTGCTCAACCAGGACGAAATCGACAGCCTGCTCGGCTTTGACTCCAGCATCGGCAGCAATATCGAGCTGACGGGCGTACAGGCGCTGATCAATTCGGCGCTGGTGAGCTATGAACGCCTGCCGATGCTCGAAATCGTCTTTGACCGCCTGGTGCGGCTGGCGACGACGAGTCTGCGCAATTTCACCTCCGACAATGTGGAAGTGACGCTCGATTCCATTTCGTCGGTGCGGTTCGGCGATTATCTCAACTCGATCCCGCTGCCGGCCATCCTGTCGGTGATCCGGGCCGAGGAATGGGAAAATTACGGCCTGCTCACCGTCGATTCCAGCCTGATCTACTCGATGATCGACGTGCTGCTGGGCGGTCGCCGTATCGGCGGCAATATCCGCATCGAAGGCCGGCCCTATACGACCATCGAGCTGGCGCTCGCGCGGCGGATGATCGAGGTGATCCTCGACGACACGCATCGCGCCTTCGAGCCGGTGACCAATGTCAATTTCAAGCTCGAGCGCATGGAAACTAATCCGCGCTTTGCTGCGATCTCGCGGCCGGGCAATGCGGCCATCCTGATCGAGCTGCGCATCGAGATGGACGACCGCGGCGGCAAGATCGAAATCCTGCTGCCCTATGCCACCATCGAACCCATCCGCGAACAGCTGCTGCAGATGTTCATGGGTGAAAAATTCGGCCGCGATGCCACCTGGGAAGGCCATCTGGCCACCGAGATCTATTCGGCGGACGTGACGGTCGACGCCATCCTGCACGAGCAGGATGTGCCGCTGTCGAAGATGATGGCGATCCAGCCCGGCGACACCTTGATGTTCGAGCGTTCGCCCAATGATCCGGTCCGGCTGCGCTGCGGCGGGGTCGAACTGACCGAGGCCATCATGGGCCATATCGGCAATCTGGTCTCGGTGCGGGTTACCCGCCCGCTCAATCCGCCCAAGGTGACCATGGAAGCCTTTGAAGCAATAGACGAAAAATCGGAAGGACGATGA
- a CDS encoding DUF6468 domain-containing protein: MFGLPLGLFVESAVAVLLALTIGYCIVLNHRLKMLHADKDVLRQMVADLVGATNLANQAIKELKQTAVEADLSLNSRLEEAERFGIELANHVNAGTVLMERIARITSVARHSQAIEPIEQPVPNKVQSALEQLQSRVRTRGAAA, translated from the coding sequence ATGTTCGGCTTGCCCCTTGGACTGTTCGTGGAAAGTGCAGTGGCCGTTCTGCTGGCGCTGACAATCGGTTACTGCATCGTGCTCAATCACCGGCTGAAGATGCTGCATGCCGACAAGGACGTGTTGCGGCAGATGGTGGCCGACCTGGTGGGGGCCACCAATCTGGCCAACCAGGCGATCAAGGAGCTCAAGCAGACGGCGGTTGAAGCCGATCTGTCACTGAATTCGCGGCTGGAAGAGGCTGAGCGGTTCGGCATCGAGCTGGCCAATCACGTCAATGCCGGCACGGTGCTGATGGAGCGCATCGCGCGCATCACCAGCGTGGCGCGCCACAGCCAGGCCATCGAGCCAATCGAGCAGCCGGTGCCCAACAAGGTGCAGTCCGCGCTCGAACAGCTGCAGTCCCGGGTGCGGACACGGGGAGCGGCAGCGTGA
- a CDS encoding MotE family protein produces MTTIRLLPVVVLAIGALLVFKTMGLVTNGSYVLTGARQAQASGAAAPAAGAEGEDALALPQEHTMEDTSPTLGDQAPTMKPQSAAADHGAAAPAAGDHSTPEAAAGDHAETDPAAVDGAVPATDAVPAVVSGTYCLDSDAAIDAEGNVQLNPAKAVEGAAHGAEEPAVPPRSGDPMPAFAASMADCLPTGDAVPLLIDGQGGSEPLLSTDTATDTEQLLLQRLSARRDELKKYEDDLTLRSSIVDAAEKRIEERTATLTALEAQISTLVDQRTEMESGQFAGIVAMYETMKAKDAALIFNNLDMEVLLQVAKTMSPRKMAPILAEMDTARAQELTVKMAALADRPVSEMAPEDLAALPQIVGQ; encoded by the coding sequence GTGACAACTATCCGCCTGCTGCCGGTCGTCGTGCTGGCCATTGGTGCCCTGCTGGTGTTCAAGACCATGGGGCTGGTCACCAATGGCAGCTATGTGCTGACCGGCGCGCGGCAGGCACAGGCATCGGGCGCCGCGGCGCCCGCGGCTGGCGCTGAAGGCGAAGACGCGCTGGCCTTGCCGCAAGAGCATACAATGGAAGACACCAGCCCGACGCTGGGCGATCAGGCGCCAACCATGAAACCGCAAAGTGCCGCGGCTGACCATGGCGCTGCGGCGCCTGCTGCGGGTGACCACAGTACACCCGAAGCGGCGGCGGGAGACCACGCGGAGACCGATCCCGCGGCAGTCGATGGCGCCGTCCCGGCGACCGACGCGGTTCCGGCAGTGGTCAGCGGCACCTATTGCCTGGATTCCGATGCCGCCATCGATGCCGAGGGCAATGTGCAGCTCAATCCGGCCAAGGCCGTCGAGGGCGCGGCGCATGGCGCGGAAGAACCGGCCGTGCCCCCGCGCAGCGGCGACCCGATGCCGGCCTTTGCCGCCTCCATGGCAGACTGCCTGCCGACCGGCGACGCCGTACCGCTGCTGATCGACGGGCAGGGCGGTTCGGAGCCGCTGCTGTCGACCGACACGGCCACCGATACCGAGCAATTGCTGCTGCAGCGGCTGTCGGCACGGCGCGACGAGCTCAAGAAATACGAAGACGACCTGACCCTGCGGTCTTCCATCGTCGATGCGGCCGAAAAGCGCATCGAAGAGCGTACCGCGACGCTGACGGCACTCGAGGCGCAGATATCGACGCTGGTGGATCAGCGCACGGAGATGGAGAGCGGCCAGTTCGCCGGGATCGTGGCGATGTACGAAACCATGAAGGCCAAGGATGCTGCGCTGATCTTCAACAATCTGGACATGGAAGTGCTGCTGCAAGTGGCCAAAACCATGAGCCCGCGCAAGATGGCGCCGATCCTGGCGGAGATGGATACGGCCCGCGCACAGGAGCTGACGGTCAAGATGGCGGCCCTGGCGGACCGTCCGGTATCGGAGATGGCGCCCGAAGATCTGGCCGCCTTGCCACAGATCGTGGGTCAGTAA
- a CDS encoding tetratricopeptide repeat protein, protein MALLAALTVLGLAGPVASAEQGQLLGTEEDGYGRLILSFPGRDSLPTYTMRIENGVLSLEFDEPIAVILPDVGTVMPDYLSVARVDPDGRGLRIGLRSAFSFNRIEAGEKLYIDLLPLDWQGQPPPLPQDVIAELAERARLAAIKAEQERKAAGVIELNPQASVRIGRNPTFLRVQFDWNVPTTGAFVQDGDMGMIGFEWPVGIDLRDLAIDLPPELLTVESAVNPDGATVTLQLAEGVKPRFYENSPRQYILDIDIAGDGPPSFDAATLADGVAKQDAAAGEPPSTDPLVGMLFPESAGKTVTPFVSVLGSTVRVVFPFEQDTPAAVFRRGNTVWMLFDTVSGIAPPTQSDELDALASEFAVVASGDTQVVRVELSEERLATLGSEGMAWVLSLGDIMLTPTEPIELSRRRDVEGNFEVVAQMDRPARVHDFRDPNVGDVLKVVTSYPPARGLSRSLDYVDFSALRSVHGLVIKPESEDLLVSVENDLAVLSVQGGLTVSTIDGPRSVGNGITEAMRGGFVDLARLEQPDFGLFAEQQHEMQSKAANAEGEARDPARLDLAQYYIANQFPQEAIGVLEVLEQDLKSTDLTGKMRLSRAIADTMASRPLDALKILNTASMGKEVDALVWRTIARTESYDYKGAKSDALEGLSVVDNYPIWVRNRFYFSAIRSAIEAGDPDMAERVLGQIDFPSLDAEDSSLFHLLSGRIDEANGRVAEAIDTYGQVIAADFRPTRAEAIYRTLHLLDEAGKLNLAKATETLSAESLLWRGNPLEADMQKLLAELYFRNGDYRLGFETVKQAVANYPESPPINALRDEAQSMFGELFLNGVADSLGPVDALGLYYDFRQLTPPGARGDEMIRNLARRLVRVDLLAQAAELLDYQLNNRLRGIAKTQIAADLAVIYLADRKPQDAIRVLNATRMEGMPESLARQRRVLEARAMIDGGRDQLGLDLIRDLDGLDVTLMRIDAHWKAKRYSQAAEMIEALYAGPTTDAALSQPARMGVIRAAVGYVLANDRMGLARLRSKFGEAMVTSPEWPMFDLVTGNVEVTSLEFKTVAAQVSGVEGINAFLASYRDTYGPDGALAPMVASDATTGSGNV, encoded by the coding sequence TTGGCGCTTCTGGCCGCGCTGACGGTGCTGGGGCTTGCCGGGCCGGTCGCCAGCGCCGAGCAGGGTCAGCTGCTGGGTACCGAGGAAGACGGCTATGGCCGGCTGATCCTGAGCTTTCCGGGGCGCGATTCCCTACCCACCTATACGATGCGGATCGAAAATGGCGTGCTGTCGCTGGAATTCGACGAGCCGATCGCGGTAATCCTGCCCGATGTGGGCACCGTGATGCCGGACTATCTGTCGGTGGCCCGGGTCGATCCGGACGGTCGCGGCCTGCGCATCGGCCTGCGGTCCGCCTTCAGCTTCAACCGCATCGAGGCCGGCGAGAAGCTCTATATCGACTTGCTGCCGCTGGACTGGCAGGGGCAGCCGCCGCCGCTGCCGCAAGACGTGATTGCCGAGCTGGCCGAGCGCGCCAGGCTGGCGGCGATCAAGGCCGAGCAGGAGCGCAAGGCGGCGGGGGTGATCGAGCTCAACCCGCAGGCAAGCGTGCGCATCGGGCGCAATCCCACCTTCCTGCGCGTGCAGTTCGACTGGAACGTGCCCACCACCGGCGCCTTTGTCCAGGACGGCGATATGGGCATGATCGGCTTTGAATGGCCGGTCGGCATCGACCTGCGCGACCTGGCCATCGACCTGCCGCCCGAGCTGCTGACGGTGGAAAGTGCGGTCAACCCGGATGGCGCCACCGTGACGCTGCAGCTGGCCGAGGGGGTCAAGCCGCGGTTTTACGAGAATTCGCCGCGGCAATATATTCTCGACATCGATATCGCCGGGGACGGTCCGCCCAGCTTTGATGCAGCGACCCTCGCCGATGGCGTGGCCAAGCAGGATGCCGCGGCAGGGGAGCCGCCATCCACCGATCCGCTGGTGGGCATGCTGTTCCCCGAATCGGCCGGCAAGACGGTCACGCCCTTTGTCAGCGTGCTGGGCTCCACAGTGCGGGTGGTATTTCCGTTCGAGCAGGACACGCCGGCAGCGGTGTTCCGGCGCGGCAATACGGTGTGGATGCTGTTCGACACCGTGTCGGGAATTGCGCCGCCCACGCAGTCCGATGAGCTCGATGCCCTGGCCAGCGAATTTGCGGTGGTCGCCTCGGGCGACACGCAGGTGGTGCGGGTCGAGCTGTCGGAGGAAAGGCTGGCGACGCTGGGATCGGAAGGCATGGCCTGGGTGCTGTCGCTGGGCGACATCATGCTGACGCCGACCGAGCCGATCGAGCTCAGCCGCCGGCGCGACGTCGAAGGCAATTTCGAAGTTGTGGCCCAGATGGACCGGCCGGCACGGGTGCATGATTTCCGCGACCCCAATGTCGGGGATGTGCTCAAGGTCGTCACCTCCTATCCACCGGCGCGCGGCCTGTCGCGTTCGCTCGACTATGTGGATTTTTCAGCCCTGCGCAGTGTGCATGGTCTGGTCATCAAGCCCGAGAGCGAAGACTTGTTGGTCAGCGTCGAGAACGATCTGGCCGTGCTGAGCGTCCAGGGCGGGCTGACGGTATCGACCATCGACGGTCCCCGGTCGGTGGGCAATGGCATTACCGAAGCGATGCGCGGGGGCTTTGTCGATCTGGCGCGGCTGGAGCAGCCCGATTTCGGCCTGTTCGCCGAGCAGCAGCATGAAATGCAGTCCAAGGCCGCCAATGCCGAGGGGGAAGCGCGCGATCCTGCCCGCCTCGATCTGGCCCAGTATTACATTGCCAACCAGTTCCCGCAGGAAGCCATCGGCGTGCTCGAGGTGCTCGAGCAGGACCTCAAATCGACGGACCTGACCGGCAAGATGCGGCTGTCGCGGGCGATTGCCGACACCATGGCCAGCCGGCCGCTGGATGCCCTCAAGATCCTCAATACCGCCTCGATGGGCAAGGAAGTGGATGCGCTGGTCTGGCGCACCATCGCGCGCACCGAAAGCTATGACTACAAGGGCGCGAAGAGCGATGCGCTGGAGGGGCTGTCCGTCGTCGACAACTATCCCATCTGGGTGCGCAACCGGTTCTACTTCTCGGCGATCCGCTCGGCCATCGAGGCCGGTGATCCCGACATGGCCGAGCGCGTCCTGGGGCAGATCGACTTTCCGAGCCTTGATGCCGAGGACAGCAGCCTGTTCCATCTGCTGTCGGGGCGGATCGACGAGGCCAATGGGCGGGTCGCCGAGGCCATCGACACCTATGGCCAGGTGATTGCCGCCGATTTCAGGCCGACGCGGGCCGAGGCCATCTACCGGACGCTGCATCTGCTCGATGAAGCCGGCAAGCTCAACCTGGCCAAGGCTACCGAGACACTCTCGGCGGAATCGCTGCTGTGGCGCGGCAATCCGCTCGAGGCGGATATGCAGAAGCTGCTGGCGGAACTGTATTTCCGCAATGGCGACTACCGCCTGGGCTTTGAAACCGTCAAGCAGGCGGTGGCCAACTATCCCGAGAGCCCGCCGATCAATGCGCTGCGCGACGAGGCCCAGAGCATGTTCGGCGAGCTGTTCCTCAATGGCGTGGCCGATTCACTGGGGCCGGTGGATGCCCTTGGCCTCTATTACGACTTCCGCCAGCTGACCCCGCCGGGCGCGCGCGGCGACGAGATGATCCGCAACCTGGCGCGCCGGCTGGTGCGGGTGGATCTGCTGGCGCAAGCGGCCGAACTGCTCGATTATCAGCTCAACAACCGGCTGCGCGGCATTGCCAAGACGCAGATCGCGGCCGACCTGGCGGTGATCTACCTGGCGGACCGCAAGCCGCAGGATGCCATCAGGGTGCTCAATGCGACCCGCATGGAAGGCATGCCGGAATCGCTGGCGCGGCAGCGGCGCGTTCTGGAGGCGCGGGCGATGATCGATGGCGGGCGCGATCAGCTCGGCCTCGACCTGATTCGCGACCTGGATGGGCTGGACGTGACGCTGATGCGCATCGACGCGCATTGGAAGGCGAAGCGCTACAGCCAGGCGGCCGAGATGATCGAGGCGCTCTATGCCGGTCCGACGACCGATGCCGCGCTGAGCCAGCCGGCGCGGATGGGCGTGATCCGGGCGGCGGTGGGCTATGTGCTGGCCAATGACCGGATGGGCCTGGCACGGCTGCGTTCCAAGTTCGGCGAAGCCATGGTGACATCACCGGAATGGCCGATGTTCGACCTGGTGACGGGCAATGTCGAGGTGACGAGCCTCGAATTCAAGACGGTCGCGGCCCAGGTGTCGGGCGTTGAAGGCATCAATGCCTTCCTCGCCTCCTATCGCGATACTTATGGGCCCGATGGTGCGCTGGCGCCCATGGTGGCGTCAGACGCCACGACGGGTAGCGGGAACGTCTGA
- the fliP gene encoding flagellar type III secretion system pore protein FliP (The bacterial flagellar biogenesis protein FliP forms a type III secretion system (T3SS)-type pore required for flagellar assembly.) — translation MATAAARPSGTDVAPRRQRPLARYVGPAVLLVLALTPSLALGQDLSIDFGDDTTITERAVQIIGLITLLSLAPSILVMVTSFTRIVVVLSLLRTAIGLQTAPPNSVMVSLALFLTLFVMQPTLQATYDQGIAPLLAGDIEITQAFEQGSAPLHEFMRANVREQDLSLFFALSEAEPPNEPEAIPLQLLIPAFMISELRRAFEIGFLLFLPFVVIDMVVASVLMSMGMMMLPPVVISLPFKLIFFVLVDGWYLVAGSLVRSFVST, via the coding sequence TTGGCGACGGCAGCAGCGAGACCCAGCGGAACTGACGTCGCCCCGCGGCGGCAGCGCCCCCTTGCCCGCTATGTCGGCCCGGCCGTACTGCTGGTTCTGGCCCTGACCCCAAGCCTGGCCCTTGGCCAGGATCTGTCGATCGATTTCGGCGACGACACCACCATTACCGAACGCGCCGTCCAGATCATCGGGCTGATCACCCTGCTGTCGCTGGCGCCCTCCATCCTGGTGATGGTGACCAGCTTCACCCGTATCGTCGTGGTCCTGTCGCTGCTGCGCACCGCCATCGGCCTGCAGACCGCGCCGCCCAATTCGGTGATGGTGTCGCTTGCCCTCTTCCTGACGCTGTTCGTCATGCAGCCCACGCTGCAGGCCACCTATGACCAGGGCATTGCCCCGCTGCTCGCTGGCGACATCGAGATCACCCAGGCCTTCGAGCAGGGCAGCGCGCCGCTGCATGAATTCATGCGCGCCAATGTGCGCGAGCAGGATTTGTCGCTGTTCTTCGCCCTGTCGGAGGCCGAGCCACCCAACGAGCCCGAAGCCATCCCGCTGCAGCTGCTGATCCCGGCCTTCATGATTTCCGAACTGCGGCGTGCCTTCGAGATCGGTTTCCTGCTGTTCCTGCCCTTCGTAGTCATCGACATGGTCGTGGCCTCGGTGCTGATGAGCATGGGCATGATGATGCTGCCCCCGGTGGTGATCTCGCTGCCGTTCAAGCTAATTTTCTTCGTGCTGGTCGACGGCTGGTACCTGGTGGCCGGCTCGCTGGTGCGCAGCTTCGTCAGCACCTGA
- a CDS encoding flagellar biosynthetic protein FliO: protein MDIITTPFGGIVNAIFALAVVIVGIVLVLWLLKLLQGATGRATRGRNRRLAVVESLALDPKRQLLIIRRDNVDHLILTGGPQDLVIETGIAVDAKAPVPPTRRPVPMVPPRQPAPAAPQPPTPVAVAPAPVPAPVAVEPAGAPGTVLAELQKQGRSTGKRAHLSLRHTGLLRPVSDTDLPVSPEFASPTAQPGPDSAKEDVGQAEIEGTHLGDGSSETQRN from the coding sequence ATGGACATCATCACCACCCCCTTTGGTGGAATCGTCAACGCCATCTTTGCCCTTGCCGTGGTCATTGTCGGCATCGTCCTGGTGCTCTGGCTGCTCAAATTGCTGCAGGGTGCCACCGGCAGGGCGACGCGCGGCCGCAACCGGCGCCTTGCCGTGGTGGAAAGCCTGGCCCTCGATCCCAAGCGGCAATTGCTGATCATCCGCCGCGACAATGTCGACCATCTCATTCTCACCGGCGGTCCGCAGGACCTGGTGATCGAAACCGGCATTGCCGTGGATGCCAAGGCGCCGGTGCCGCCGACGCGCCGGCCCGTGCCCATGGTGCCGCCGCGCCAGCCCGCGCCTGCCGCGCCACAGCCCCCCACCCCCGTCGCGGTCGCGCCGGCGCCGGTGCCCGCCCCCGTTGCCGTCGAACCGGCCGGCGCGCCCGGCACCGTGCTGGCGGAATTGCAGAAACAGGGTCGTTCCACCGGCAAGCGTGCCCATCTCTCGCTGCGCCATACCGGGCTCCTGCGCCCGGTCAGTGACACGGATTTGCCGGTTTCCCCTGAATTCGCCTCCCCCACCGCTCAGCCGGGCCCCGACTCAGCTAAAGAGGACGTCGGACAGGCAGAGATCGAGGGCACGCACCTTGGCGACGGCAGCAGCGAGACCCAGCGGAACTGA
- the flgB gene encoding flagellar basal body rod protein FlgB yields MGLMNMPVFTALTDKMRWHQTRQGLLAENVANAETPGFRGRDLKQFNFAETSGAFSVASVTTTATQPMHFAVGGQGDSAFGAQQMANFEITPEGNGVSLEDEMMKVTTNMMDYQAATGLYQKSIKILRTAMGRS; encoded by the coding sequence ATGGGCCTGATGAACATGCCGGTCTTTACGGCGCTGACGGACAAGATGCGCTGGCACCAGACCCGTCAAGGCTTACTGGCAGAAAATGTCGCCAATGCGGAGACGCCCGGATTTCGCGGGCGTGATCTCAAGCAGTTCAACTTTGCCGAGACGTCCGGGGCGTTTTCGGTGGCCTCGGTGACGACGACGGCAACCCAGCCGATGCATTTTGCGGTCGGCGGGCAGGGCGACAGCGCCTTTGGCGCGCAGCAGATGGCCAATTTCGAGATCACGCCGGAAGGCAATGGTGTCTCGCTCGAAGACGAGATGATGAAGGTCACCACCAATATGATGGATTACCAGGCGGCCACGGGCCTCTACCAGAAATCGATCAAGATCCTGCGCACCGCCATGGGCAGGTCGTAA
- the flgC gene encoding flagellar basal body rod protein FlgC, protein MDFSSSLRIAATGLHAQTARMRVIAENLANADSAGKAPGDEPYRRRIPTFETSFDAEVGGKIVEVGKLAYDMSDFSSRYEPGHPAADAAGYVQYPNVNTLIETMDMREAQRTYEANLNVVTVTRQMLGRTLDILRG, encoded by the coding sequence ATGGACTTCTCTTCTTCCCTTCGGATTGCCGCTACAGGCCTGCATGCGCAGACCGCGCGCATGCGCGTGATCGCCGAAAACCTGGCCAATGCGGACTCCGCCGGCAAGGCGCCGGGCGATGAGCCCTATCGCCGTCGCATTCCGACCTTCGAGACGAGCTTTGACGCCGAAGTGGGCGGCAAGATCGTCGAAGTGGGCAAGCTTGCCTATGACATGAGCGACTTTTCCAGCCGCTACGAGCCCGGCCACCCGGCCGCGGACGCCGCCGGCTATGTGCAGTATCCCAACGTCAATACGCTCATCGAGACGATGGACATGCGCGAGGCCCAGCGCACCTACGAGGCCAATCTCAACGTCGTCACCGTTACGCGGCAGATGCTCGGGCGCACGCTCGACATCCTGCGCGGCTAA
- a CDS encoding flagellar hook-basal body complex protein FliE: MAITTPFNAAAAAYGSASRLIQQAAKPAADLTALAPTAGGQNFADMLASQVQGVVDTGRTSDAMAMDMVNGKANVVDMVTALSESEMAIESMVTVRDRVISAYEEIMRMPI, from the coding sequence ATGGCCATCACCACACCGTTCAACGCCGCTGCCGCCGCCTATGGCAGTGCCAGCCGACTGATCCAGCAGGCAGCCAAGCCGGCTGCCGACCTGACCGCCTTGGCGCCCACAGCGGGCGGGCAGAACTTTGCCGACATGCTGGCCAGCCAGGTGCAGGGCGTGGTCGATACCGGCCGCACCAGCGATGCCATGGCCATGGACATGGTCAATGGCAAGGCCAATGTGGTCGACATGGTGACGGCGCTGAGCGAAAGCGAAATGGCCATCGAAAGCATGGTCACCGTTCGGGACCGTGTGATCTCGGCCTATGAAGAAATCATGCGGATGCCGATCTAG
- the fliQ gene encoding flagellar biosynthesis protein FliQ, whose translation MTGAEVLDISSDGIWVLIIVSAPMMIVGLVVGVIIALFQALTQIQEQTLVFVPKIIAIFLTMLLTLPFLGATMSGYMNRVIDMIIVGG comes from the coding sequence ATGACCGGCGCCGAAGTCCTCGACATTTCCAGTGACGGTATCTGGGTGCTGATTATCGTATCGGCACCGATGATGATCGTGGGCCTGGTGGTGGGCGTGATCATCGCGCTGTTCCAGGCGCTGACGCAGATCCAGGAACAGACCCTGGTCTTTGTGCCCAAGATCATCGCCATTTTCCTGACCATGCTGCTGACGCTGCCCTTTCTGGGCGCGACCATGAGCGGCTACATGAACCGCGTGATCGACATGATCATCGTGGGCGGTTGA